A single genomic interval of Gossypium raimondii isolate GPD5lz chromosome 11, ASM2569854v1, whole genome shotgun sequence harbors:
- the LOC105804794 gene encoding autophagy-related protein 18h yields the protein MKSNSNIGNNNKGSNTSNNNGFLPNSLKFISSCLKTASSGVRSASASVAASITGDSQEHPKDQVLWASFDRLELSSLSFKRVLLLGYSNGFQVLDVEDASNVNELVSRRDDPVTFLQMQPLPEMSEGHEGFRASHPLLLVVACDESKVSGLMPIGRDGLARHGFDEPQNGNILLSPTAVRFYSLRSHNYVHVLRFRSTVCMVRSSPRIVAVGLATQIYCFDALTLENKFSVLTYPVPQAGGQGTLGINIGYGPMAVGPRWLAYASNNPLQSNTGRLSPQNLTPSPGVSPSTSPSSGSLVARYAMESSKQLAAGLINLGDMGYKTLSKYYQDLIPDGSGSPMSSNSGRKVGRGALHSAETDIAGTVVVKDFVSRAVISQFRAHTSPISALCFDPSGTLLVTASIHGNNINIFRIMPSSTKNGSGSQSYDWSSSHVHLYKLHRGMTSAVIQDICFSAFSQWIAIVSSRGTCHIFVLSPFGGENVLQIRNSHVDGSILSPVVSFPWWSTPSFPINYQTFSLPAPPTVTLSVVSRIKNVNSGWLNTVANAASSAAGRTSFPSGAFSAVFHNSLHNDLQRAQVKVNVLEQLLVYTPSGHVVQHKLLPSFGGEAGESASRIGPGSSFQLQEEELRVKVEAMQAWDVCRRTDWPEREECLSGMTHGRKEALEMTMDGSDSEDNYAGQTAMSKAQDRSHLYLSSAEVQISSGRISIWQNSKVSFYTMNPVGFDDHKFTVDQSGGETEIEQMPAQEVEIRQRDLLPIFEPFHRIQPGWNDRGLAAESYPVSSSLDAKARFSEVTVISHSKLMSPSSIENSDSGSLRNSYPPSLQSGNDSSGVKGQSCILASHLLNQSTLNKDAGPVSCNQSNSLSSLTSGSISGGRTIAKEVQFPNSGGSSDVSNTSSNRSNLSMNMLDEEPVNESPEFEHFFQEEYYKVSPLSPCTEPTEVVTDVDSNSSPCEREKSEEGDNNDMLGGVFAFSEEG from the exons ATGAAGAGCAACAGCAACATCGGAAACAACAACAAAGGCTCCAATACTAGTAACAATAATGGTTTTTTGCCGAATTCTTTGAAATTCATTTCTTCCTGCCTCAAAACAGCCTCTTCAGGTGTACGGTCAGCTAGTGCCTCCGTCGCCGCTTCTATTACTGGTGACTCTCAGGAACACCCAAAAGACCag GTGCTCTGGGCGTCGTTTGACAGACTAGAGCTTAGTTCCTTATCTTTTAAGAGGGTCCTCTTACTTGGATACTCCAATGGCTTTCAAGTTCTTGATGTCGAAGACGCCTCTAATGTCAATGAACTTGTTTCAAGGCGTGATGATCCcgttacatttttacaaatgcAGCCACTCCCTGAAATGTCTGAGGGTCATGAAGGATTTAGAGCATCACATCCTTTACTTCTTGTCGTTGCCTGCGATGAGTCAAAGGTCTCAGGTTTGATGCCTATTGGAAGAGATGGATTGGCTAGACATGGTTTTGATGAGCCTCAAAATGGAAATATTCTTCTCTCTCCTACTGCTGTTCGATTCTATTCGCTAAGGTCTCATAATTATGTTCATGTATTGAGATTCCGGTCAACTGTATGTATGGTTAGAAGCAGTCCTCGAATAGTAGCTGTGGGGCTTGCAACACAA ATATACTGCTTCGATGCTCTCactcttgaaaataaatttagtgtcCTCACCTATCCTGTCCCTCAAGCAGGAGGCCAAGGAACGCTTGGGATTAATATTGGATATGGTCCCATGGCAGTGGGTCCCAGGTGGTTAGCTTATGCTTCAAACAATCCATTGCAGTCAAATACAGGTCGACTGAGTCCACAGAACCTGACTCCATCTCCTGGTGTTAGTCCATCAACTTCTCCTAGTAGTGGGAGTCTTGTGGCTCGATATGCTATGGAATCTAGTAAGCAGTTAGCTGCTGGGTTAATCAATCTGGGTGACATGGGCTACAAAACTTTGTCAAAATACTATCAAGATCTTATTCCTGATGGTTCTGGTTCTCCCATGTCTTCAAATTCAGGCCGGAAAGTTGGTCGGGGTGCATTGCATTCTGCAGAGACTGATATTGCTGGGACG GTTGTTGTCAAAGATTTTGTTTCCAGAGCTGTTATATCACAGTTCAGGGCTCATACCAGTCCAATTTCTGCTCTATGTTTTGATCCAAGTGGGACTCTTCTAGTTACGGCCTCAATACATGggaacaatataaatatttttcggaTCATGCCATCCTCAACAAAGAATGGATCTGGCTCTCAAAGCTATGATTGGAGTTCTTCACATGTGCACCTTTACAAGCTCCACCGTGGCATGACATCAGCT gtgATCCAAGATATTTGCTTTAGTGCTTTCAGTCAGTGGATTGCCATTGTTTCATCTCGGGGTACTTGCCATATTTTTGTTCTTTCCCCGTTTGGTGGTGAGAATGTACTCCAAATTCGGAATTCTCATGTAGATGGGTCTATCTTATCACCAGTTGTATCTTTCCCTTGGTGGTCCACTCCATCATTCCCAATAAACTATCAAACATTCTCTTTGCCAGCACCACCAACTGTTACCCTCTCTGTTGTTAGCAGAATAAAAAATGTTAACTCTGGATGGCTTAATACGGTTGCCAATGCTGCATCATCTGCGGCTGGAAGGACCTCCTTCCCTTCCGGTGCTTTCTCTGCTGTTTTTCATAACTCTTTACATAATGATTTGCAACGAGCTCAAGTAAAAGTTAATGTTTTGGAGCAGCTATTAGTTTACACTCCTTCTGGACATGTTGTCCAACATAAGCTACTGCCTTCATTTGGGGGAGAAGCAGGTGAAAGTGCTTCAAGAATTGGACCAGGTTCATCTTTCCAGCTACAAGAAGAGGAGTTGCGGGTGAAAGTAGAAGCTATGCAAGCATGGGATGTATGCAGAAGAACAGATTGGCCAGAAAGAGAGGAATGCCTTTCTGGAATGACTCATGGAAGAAAAGAAGCATTAGAGATGACTATGGATGGTTCTGATTCTGAAGATAATTATGCTGGGCAAACGGCCATGTCAAAGGCCCAAGATAGGTCTCACTTGTATCTTTCCAGTGCAGAAGTACAGATAAGCAGTGGAAGGATTTCAATCTGGCAGAATTCTAAG GTATCATTTTATACAATGAATCCTGTTGGGTTTGATGATCATAAGTTCACTGTTGATCAGTCTGGTGGAGAAACTGAAATAGAACAGATGCCTGCTCAAGAGGTTGAAATTAGACAGAGGGATCTATTGCCTATTTTTGAGCCTTTTCACAGGATTCAACCTGGTTGGAATGACAG GGGCTTAGCTGCAGAAAGTTATCCAGTGTCTTCTTCTCTTGATGCTAAAGCAAGATTCTCTGAAGTCACTGTTATCTCTCACTCTAAGTTGATGTCACCTAGCTCGATCGAAAACTCAGACAGTG GGTCGTTAAGAAATTCTTATCCACCCAGTCTTCAATCTGGGAATGATAGTAGTGGAGTAAAGGGACAGAGTTGTATTTTGGCATCACATTTGCTTAATCAGAGCACTCTTAACAAAGATGCTGGTCCTGTGTCTTGTAATCAATCTAATAGTCTATCATCATTAACAAGTGGCTCCATATCTGGTGGAAGAACCATTGCAAAGGAGGTTCAATTTCCAAACAGTGGTGGAAGCAGTGATGTTTCAAACACAAGTTCTAACCGATCAAATTTGAGTATGAACATGTTAGATGAGGAGCCTGTAAATGAATCACCCGAATTTGAGCATTTTTTTCAAGAAGAGTACTATAAAGTGTCACCCTTAAGTCCATGTACTGAGCCAACAGAGGTTGTTACTGATGTTGACAGCAACAGCAGTCCTTGTGAGAGAGAAAAATCTGAGGAAGGTGACAACAATGATATGCTTGGTGGTGTTTTTGCCTTCTCTGAGGAAG GTTGA